tgagGAACGGAccagaatttgatcaaatttgatgtttttccattaatttgctctgtttttttctctatggtaaaaaggggaaaaaaagatGTTGAGAGGCTTTTGGTTTTGGAAATGTAGAAACATGGTGTGAGAGGAGACGTCTCATTGCAGCAGCAACCGATGAGGGAGATGGAAGATAGTGAGAGTGAGGAACTTTTGATGGAGGTGGAGAGCTTGAAGAAAATGGTGGCCTCCGCCCGCGACGAAGGCACGGCGAAAGACCAGAAGATGGCGAATTTGGAGGCCGAGCTTGGCCGTATGCGCCAGGGCGAGGCGGACAAGGACGCCTCGCTCGGGCAGCTGATGAAGGAGCTCCGCGAGTTGCGGGAGAAAGAGACCAAGGTCCAAGAATTGGAGCGGGAGCTCGAGCGGAAGACCATGGCGGAGTCGAGCATGGCCAGGCAGCTCGACTCCGCCATGTTCGAGCTCGAGGAGTCCAAGATCGAGATCGCGTCGTTGCACGAGAAGATCGACGGGCTCGAGGATCTCTGCCACCGGATTGGGAAAGAGGCGACCAACAACGAGGAGGTTCGGGATTTGAAATCGAAGCTGTTGAAGGCGCAGGAGGCCGAGACGAGGGCGGTGGCGAAGGCCGAGAGCTTGGCGGATGAGATGGAGGTGTTGAAGGGGGAGTGGAAGTTTGCTATGGAGGGGGAAGATAAAAGCGCGAAAGCGATGGAGGATCTTGCGATGGCGTTGAAGGAGGTGGCGATGGAGGCGAATAAGGCGAAAATGGAGCTGATTGAGAAGGAGGCGGAGGTGGAACGGATGAAGGGGGAGTTGGCGGAAGCGAAGGAAGCAGCCGAGACACATAGGGCCGCATCCGAGCGTCTCCGCGCAGAAACAGAGGAGACGCTCTTCGCGTGGAACGCGAAGGAGATCGGGTTCATGAGTTGCATCAAGCGCGCGGACGAGGAGCGCGCGTTGGCACAGATCGAGAGCCACAAGAGCGCGGAGTCGCTCAAGGCCGCGGAGAACATGACTCGTTCGGCCCGGGAGGAGACGTACAAGCTCCGGGACATACTCAAGCAGGCGATAAACGAGTCGAACGCGGCCAAGGCCGCGTCCGGGCTCGCGAGGGACGAGAACTCCCTCCTGAAGGACTGCCTCGCGGAGAAGGAGGAGGCGCTGCACTTCACCACGCGGGAGAACGAGCGCCTCCGGATCAGCGAGGCGGCCGCGCAGGAGCACGTGAAGCAGCTCAAGCAGATGCTGACGCTGGCCTCCGCGGAGATCAAGATCGATGACGACAAGGACGAGATCGGCTTCGTCATGTTCACGGACCACGGACACGACGAGGACGGTAACGGGGACGAGGATAGGAAGATTAGCTTCAATATGGATGAGGTGAAGTTTATTAACGATGCCGAGGAtggggacgaggacgaggacgaggatgAGGACCCTGAGAAGGCTGAGGCGCTCAAGGGGTCCATCTTCGACACGAGTGTGGAAACGCCCAAGATGGAGGCGAGGACGCCTAAGGCGACGTTCTTTAGGCTCAAGTCGACCAAGTCGACTTCGTCCCCGCTCGAGGACGAGCATAGGACCGGAGGGGAAGACGGGCACGATGAGGCGGATGGGGAGGCGGACGGGGAGGGGGATAAGCACGAGCACGGGCCAAGACGGTCAAAGACGATGTTCCAACGAGTTGGGGGGCTTTTGACTATAAGGAAGAGTTTCCATAGGAAGGAGCCATCGATTGACCAGAAGACCACAACTACGCAAACGCAGCAACCTAGCCAAGTCTAATCTTGGCACAGAGGAATTGAGTGTTTGCTTATTTTGATTCATCATTTGTTGTAAACATGGAAAACACATTCATTCCTTCATCATTATATGTATAGGACGCGCGAGATTTTGTTTAAACGAGATATAATACTATGAAATAAGCAAAGATTGAATcgtgacaaaaaaaaagatgaaattgtTTGATTGCAGTGATAGTTTGTCTACATTTAGTTGTTGATGAAAATTGAGAGTCTCAACGTCGTGGTTGACCGTTGACGCACCTAATCAGTTTTGAAATCCAtggaattaaaaagaaataattaagacGGTAGAAATATTTGacatactattaatttaattatacatacCATTAGAATAGAGTTGTCAAGTTCCACACCATTCAATTATTGATGATTTTCCCaaagattataaaaaatcCCACTAAGCCACTAGATTGTCCCTTAGCAAcctcattttctcatttatgtgCCTCTTGATGTTGCTCAAATATGTTTAggggacaaaccaaaatattttatactagttgacaattaattcaaaatagatATAGAAATATAGATGAAGGTTGGTATGTAGTGGAGAATCAATCAAATAGTAATTCACATGCTCGGTCACTACAACCACCTATGGTTGCTTCTGCCTACTCCAAACACAACTGTaaagttttcaaaaagaaaGTTCTCAACTTTTTATTATGAGAGACATGACAATGTGACAACCTATATACATTcacatatcaaaataattgtttGTTAAGTTTCATGAAACCAAAATAGTCCACATTTATCTGGAAAATAATATAGGCCTTAAACATATCCAAAACATTTATTAgatcaactaattttttttgtatgaaaATGGCTTTAAATGTTAggttatataaaaaattcacaacaaataaatatacaccAAGTGGGGGTTGTGCCAATTCAAGTTTCAACCTAAATGATAAggatgaaatttaatattgcaACTGTTAACTGTTAATTGTCTGTATAAAAAGGAATCAGCAAAGATGCCCACATTGCTTTAAAGTAAGaacatttttgaatttcaaaatcaagaatcacAAAACACCCAAATTCGAACGACAATAGAGATATAGATGATTTTTGCTTTTGtgaaaagataaataagaGGACACCAAATATCAATCTTTAGGAAAGTTGTCAAAGATAAGAAATCACAAGCACATGAGTGAGAAACCCATCTAAAACTGGACATCACCAAAGAAGCAGAGACTATTAGCCTAACTACATGCTACAACCAGCAATTCTTGATTCCTTCAACACAAATATGTAGAGAGAGATGATAGCAACATCACCCGAACGGGAGAATCCTAAACCACAAAACCCATTTCTACTCGTTGTCGGGCTTAGGTGCTTCCTTGATCTCCTCAGCAGTATCATCCTGCAAAACAAAGAGGAACAACACCGTGAATCAACAATTTCTTACACCAGGAATGAAACCAGAGCACCCGGCAGAGGAGGAGATCGCGACAAACCTGCATATCCGAAGTCCACAGGGTGAGGTTGTCACGGAGAAGCTGCATGATCAAGGTGCTATCCTTGTAGGATTCCTCACCAAGAGTGTCCAACTCAGCTATTGCCTCATCAAAAGCCTATATAAACATCAAGCCCCAAATCGTTCAATACAGGTTTCGACATAACTACATAAGGAAGTGCAAAGCAATGTGTAATTTGGTAAAACTGCAGACCTGTTTAGCGAGATTGCAAGCACGGTCAGGGGAATTCAAGATCTCGTAGTAGAAGACCGAGAAGTTCAGTGCCAGGCCGAGACGGATTGGATGAGTAGGGGCGAGCTCAGTATTAGCAATGTCCTACAGATGAAAAAGGCGGGCTCAGTTAAAATCTTCCAAAGTGTATTGAATTCTAATTGTTGCAGTAGTTGATATCAATTTTTACTGGACAATAAGGACAGATACAGctataaaattcaattgagCTTCAAAACCTAATTATTAGTTAGATAGTCAATAATTGAGACAGTAATTGATATCAATTTACCAAACAATAAGGTATACAGCTACAAAATTCACTCCACAGCACGAATCAACAACCAGAATCACTGCATTTTCTCACTAAATTAATGGAATTCAACTATAGTAATTACTcgtcagagagagagagagaggcaaATCTAGGTCAACAATACATTTGATAGCTTAGCAGTGTTTATGAGcttcaaaaccctaattatttCAATCAATACGAAAATTAGGGATCTAGGTTATAACTATACCGAAATTATAGATCAAAAGTAACAAACAGTCAAattagattaagaaataagtcagaagaagagaagaaccTGAGCGGATTTGTAGGCGGATAGAGTATTCTCAGCGGCTTCCTTGCGCTCGGCTCCGGTCTTAAATTCAGCCAAGTAGCGGTGGTAATCGCCCTTCATCTTCAAGTAGAAGACCTTGGAATCGCCGTTGGAGGCGGATCCGATGAGCTTGGTGTCGAGGAGCTTGAGAATGCCGTCGCAGATGTTGGAGAGCTCGGTCTCGATCTTAGATCTGTAGCTCTTGATGGCGGAGACGTGCGTCTCGTTGCCGCGGCTCTCCTCCTTCTGCTCGATGGAGGAGATGATGCGCCAGGAGGCGCGGCGGGCGCCGATGACGTTCTTGTAGGCGACGGAGAGGAGGTTGCGCTCCTCCACGGAGAgctcgtcgccgtcgccggcGTTGACGACCTTCTCCATGAACTCGACCATCTCCTCGTAGCGCTCGGCCTGCTCGGCGAGCTTCGCCATGTACACGCTCTCCTCTCGCGGGGACGCCATTgcagattttgattttttagagagagagagtgtgtgttTTGGTTTctgagagatagagagagtgCGGTAGTGGAGAAATGGAGGAGAGAGGGATTTATATTCTTCCTCCTTTAtcgaaaaatgaattaaaattaaatatttgaatcacacaaaattaaattcaaatattttactaattaaatattgaaatatacgGATCGGGTGTATGAGTTTAATGGGCCTTGAATTCCTTGAGCAATATAGGCTGGAGAGATTGTAACTACTAGTATGGTTCGGACCCGGATCGGCAGTTCCGGTTATCAAATAGTGATCGACTAGTCGATTATATTGGCCAATTCGTACTCGATTTACCGATTCTACCCGCCCGATTTcgatttcaatatttttgtatttggaatcgGTGGTTAGCTAGTTTGGCACGAAAtcagaaaaatttgagaaatctcgtgaaaaaaaagagtttttaaaaaaactattgAAAGATTGATAGAGAAAAAATGGCTAAAATTGTTGGTTTACACGATAAAAGTCTGCTATTAAGATTACATGATTAAAATCTgatattacataatttaaatctaaCTTACATgaacattaataaaataaagttaaaatgtacttattttttaactatacttttttttaaaaaaataaaaattaaaatagaattatcatttttaatggatagTGAACTCAATCCTAACTGAACTCAACCCAACCTGAGtctaatctaaaattattgaGTTTGTACGGATCAACCCGATAGGGACACAAacctaataaaatttgacttaaattcattaatttcgtACGTGTTCTGTGTTCGTATCTGATATTCGTGTTGTGTCAAAATTATCAATACGACTAGGGCTGATTACTTTCTCAATTGAATTAGAATACTAATTATATCAAATAAGGAGAAATCTAGAGAAGTAGTACTTAAAACTTAAGCAGGTATTACAATAAGTCCACGacagtttttaattttttggaccCAATACACGATTATAGTTGTATATAGTTGTATAAAGATGTGTTGACTGACGTATCCAATTTAATAGATAATTAAAGCAGCAAGGAGTAACTTTTTATAATATGGAGGATTTGAAAATATAGAAggctgaaaattaaattatacattcAAGCCAACTGGCAATAACTTTTCACAATATAAGGttgatttgaaaaatatgtaaggttgaaattaaataattcatgccAATTGCCAAGTCTTGAATAGGAAGTCACtctgtttttcaaaattaggcTGACACATATCACGAGTCATGTCtcaaaaaacattaaaaaaaggaatattaGTGAATTAATAGTAAAGGTCAATTAGTACTAAttgtagtttttaattttgagttgGCACTAATCTTAGTTAATATTAGGCGGCAGCGAGGAACAATGGATTGGGCCCATTAGAAACAACGTGATTATCGCAAATTCAACCCTAATCAATTAATCGTAGTATTATCGTGGAACggactaaaaaaaaagagtatatattcttgtggaaCGAAGGTACTAGGGGATGCTATTCATTGGAATGTTAGTCAGTTGAAAATTAGAGCAAATCGAAAGTTCAATAATTCGGATGCTTTGTTCAAAGTGATAgtataaaccaaaatttgtccaCAAATATACATACtaacaataaataaagtgaTATAAACCAAAATATGGTGACAAATATGCATACTAAGTACTAACAATAactatttatagaataaattgatttgttttacAGTCAGTTAGGGC
The genomic region above belongs to Salvia hispanica cultivar TCC Black 2014 chromosome 3, UniMelb_Shisp_WGS_1.0, whole genome shotgun sequence and contains:
- the LOC125211521 gene encoding unconventional myosin-XVIIIa-like isoform X1; the encoded protein is MSRSRSRSASVDFGQKSGRHSSIFSKSIFASKLCRGDAIAAQIDNRALKSVSNLSEKHGVRGDVSLQQQPMREMEDSESEELLMEVESLKKMVASARDEGTAKDQKMANLEAELGRMRQGEADKDASLGQLMKELRELREKETKVQELERELERKTMAESSMARQLDSAMFELEESKIEIASLHEKIDGLEDLCHRIGKEATNNEEVRDLKSKLLKAQEAETRAVAKAESLADEMEVLKGEWKFAMEGEDKSAKAMEDLAMALKEVAMEANKAKMELIEKEAEVERMKGELAEAKEAAETHRAASERLRAETEETLFAWNAKEIGFMSCIKRADEERALAQIESHKSAESLKAAENMTRSAREETYKLRDILKQAINESNAAKAASGLARDENSLLKDCLAEKEEALHFTTRENERLRISEAAAQEHVKQLKQMLTLASAEIKIDDDKDEIGFVMFTDHGHDEDGNGDEDRKISFNMDEVKFINDAEDGDEDEDEDEDPEKAEALKGSIFDTSVETPKMEARTPKATFFRLKSTKSTSSPLEDEHRTGGEDGHDEADGEADGEGDKHEHGPRRSKTMFQRVGGLLTIRKSFHRKEPSIDQKTTTTQTQQPSQV
- the LOC125213856 gene encoding 14-3-3-like protein 16R — its product is MASPREESVYMAKLAEQAERYEEMVEFMEKVVNAGDGDELSVEERNLLSVAYKNVIGARRASWRIISSIEQKEESRGNETHVSAIKSYRSKIETELSNICDGILKLLDTKLIGSASNGDSKVFYLKMKGDYHRYLAEFKTGAERKEAAENTLSAYKSAQDIANTELAPTHPIRLGLALNFSVFYYEILNSPDRACNLAKQAFDEAIAELDTLGEESYKDSTLIMQLLRDNLTLWTSDMQDDTAEEIKEAPKPDNE
- the LOC125211521 gene encoding unconventional myosin-XVIIIa-like isoform X2, whose translation is MREMEDSESEELLMEVESLKKMVASARDEGTAKDQKMANLEAELGRMRQGEADKDASLGQLMKELRELREKETKVQELERELERKTMAESSMARQLDSAMFELEESKIEIASLHEKIDGLEDLCHRIGKEATNNEEVRDLKSKLLKAQEAETRAVAKAESLADEMEVLKGEWKFAMEGEDKSAKAMEDLAMALKEVAMEANKAKMELIEKEAEVERMKGELAEAKEAAETHRAASERLRAETEETLFAWNAKEIGFMSCIKRADEERALAQIESHKSAESLKAAENMTRSAREETYKLRDILKQAINESNAAKAASGLARDENSLLKDCLAEKEEALHFTTRENERLRISEAAAQEHVKQLKQMLTLASAEIKIDDDKDEIGFVMFTDHGHDEDGNGDEDRKISFNMDEVKFINDAEDGDEDEDEDEDPEKAEALKGSIFDTSVETPKMEARTPKATFFRLKSTKSTSSPLEDEHRTGGEDGHDEADGEADGEGDKHEHGPRRSKTMFQRVGGLLTIRKSFHRKEPSIDQKTTTTQTQQPSQV